One part of the Sorangiineae bacterium MSr11954 genome encodes these proteins:
- a CDS encoding serine/threonine protein kinase — protein sequence MRQRQHPDPGTARAECLDENQLVALFDGTEQDPAVHAHLDICPDCRRVVAELARELAAEEEADFARQGGAAHRDDGLVSGEFDGRATWRGAIVGGRYRLLRFLGEGGLGIVWSAADQGGPDTAREAFALKFLKATEAARAKRFVREGRVTAALRHPNIVHVHDAFEAEGFPPVIVMDLLQGETLRACMRRVGRIELAPTITVLRSIVSALGEAHARGVVHRDLKPDNVFLSETQAGGRIVKVLDFGLAKLTALEGGFAATSPLTNSGHIVGTPTYMAPEQIFGEKDIDARADIWSLGVLAFECLSARRPVEGRTLGHALRAISTGKLTPLSEVAPDLPPAMTGLVMQMLSIDRSRRPSLYEIWEQLGAIGRYGGGSLDLG from the coding sequence ATGAGACAACGACAACACCCCGACCCGGGGACGGCTCGCGCGGAGTGCTTGGACGAGAATCAACTGGTCGCGCTGTTCGACGGGACCGAGCAGGACCCCGCGGTTCATGCGCACCTCGATATCTGCCCCGACTGCCGCCGGGTGGTGGCCGAGCTTGCTCGCGAGCTCGCCGCCGAAGAAGAAGCGGACTTCGCGCGCCAAGGCGGCGCGGCGCACCGCGACGATGGGCTCGTGTCGGGCGAGTTCGATGGACGCGCCACGTGGCGAGGCGCCATCGTGGGCGGACGCTATCGGCTGCTGCGCTTTCTCGGAGAAGGCGGGCTTGGCATCGTTTGGTCGGCCGCCGATCAGGGCGGGCCGGACACCGCGCGCGAGGCGTTTGCGCTCAAGTTCCTCAAGGCGACGGAGGCCGCGCGGGCCAAAAGGTTCGTACGCGAAGGGCGCGTCACGGCGGCGCTTCGCCACCCGAACATCGTCCACGTCCACGACGCGTTCGAGGCGGAGGGGTTTCCGCCGGTCATCGTGATGGATCTCCTCCAAGGCGAGACGCTCCGCGCGTGCATGCGGCGCGTGGGGCGGATCGAGCTCGCGCCGACCATCACCGTGCTTCGCTCCATCGTGTCGGCGCTGGGCGAGGCGCACGCGCGCGGCGTGGTGCACCGCGATCTCAAACCCGACAATGTCTTCTTGAGCGAGACGCAGGCCGGTGGCCGGATCGTCAAGGTGCTGGACTTCGGGCTCGCCAAGCTGACCGCGCTCGAGGGGGGCTTTGCCGCGACCTCACCGCTCACCAACAGCGGACACATCGTGGGAACCCCCACGTACATGGCGCCGGAGCAAATCTTCGGCGAGAAGGACATCGACGCGCGGGCGGACATTTGGTCGCTCGGCGTTCTGGCGTTCGAGTGCCTCTCGGCGCGAAGGCCCGTCGAAGGCCGCACCTTGGGGCATGCGCTTCGCGCCATTTCCACCGGCAAGCTCACCCCGCTTTCGGAGGTCGCCCCCGATCTGCCTCCTGCGATGACCGGCTTGGTCATGCAAATGCTGTCGATCGACCGGTCGCGCCGGCCCTCCTTGTACGAAATCTGGGAGCAACTGGGGGCCATCGGTCGGTACGGTGGTGGTTCGCTGGACCTGGGGTAA
- a CDS encoding HAMP domain-containing histidine kinase — MILESTEHHGDTAWTGTHIALEHVGAALAVCTKDGELVGATPSARSLLQRVGIATDMLPCRLPLLWDRLRSAAPGEAIDWRPPHSEIDGLRLGCTRHALGDEHMVVVMREISDKHMALAQQLHRQRLEATGRLVAQIVHDLRAPLASIVFDAEVMAGRGAELDALGLRATVDTVRRAADRLRKAVDGLLDFAKLGPPAEMDADVAEAVERTISLLRPAVRGSPHRIEVALGAERLRVRAPPLVVEQILVNLTLNAMEAARRSLTVRISAVRRGEMVRVTVEDDGPGMTAEARARAFEPFFTTKPKNSGLGLTSSRDAALDSGGDLRLEPSDVGARFVLVLPSSKERSHWR; from the coding sequence ATGATCCTCGAATCGACGGAACACCATGGTGACACCGCGTGGACTGGGACGCACATCGCCCTGGAGCACGTGGGCGCGGCCCTCGCCGTTTGTACGAAGGACGGAGAGCTCGTCGGAGCGACACCGAGCGCGCGCTCGCTCCTCCAACGCGTGGGGATCGCGACGGACATGCTCCCTTGCCGGCTCCCGCTCCTCTGGGATCGGCTGCGATCGGCGGCGCCCGGGGAGGCCATCGATTGGCGGCCGCCGCACTCCGAGATCGACGGCCTGCGCCTCGGCTGCACACGCCACGCGCTGGGCGACGAGCACATGGTCGTGGTCATGCGCGAGATCTCGGACAAGCACATGGCGCTGGCGCAGCAGCTGCACCGCCAGCGCCTGGAGGCGACGGGGCGCCTGGTCGCGCAGATCGTTCATGATCTGCGGGCTCCCCTCGCGAGCATCGTCTTCGACGCCGAGGTGATGGCCGGGCGCGGCGCGGAGCTCGATGCCTTGGGGCTGCGCGCGACGGTGGACACGGTGCGGAGGGCCGCCGATCGCCTGCGCAAGGCGGTCGATGGCTTGCTCGATTTCGCCAAGCTCGGTCCCCCGGCCGAGATGGACGCCGACGTCGCCGAGGCCGTCGAGCGCACCATCAGCCTGCTCCGCCCGGCCGTGCGCGGCAGCCCGCACCGCATCGAGGTGGCGCTCGGCGCCGAGCGGCTGCGGGTGCGCGCCCCGCCGCTGGTGGTCGAGCAGATCCTGGTGAACCTGACCTTGAACGCGATGGAAGCGGCGCGCCGATCGCTCACCGTGCGCATCTCGGCGGTGCGCCGGGGCGAAATGGTACGCGTCACCGTGGAGGACGACGGGCCCGGAATGACGGCCGAGGCGCGGGCGCGGGCCTTCGAGCCGTTCTTCACGACAAAACCCAAGAACAGCGGCCTCGGTCTCACGTCGTCGCGGGACGCGGCGCTCGACTCGGGGGGCGATCTCCGGCTCGAGCCCTCCGACGTGGGGGCGAGGTTCGTGCTCGTGCTCCCTTCGTCGAAGGAAAGGAGCCACTGGAGGTGA
- a CDS encoding protein kinase, with product MTHPAPAPLSASVTLAHGTVVFGRYVLDEVLGEGGMGTVWAARHTVTRKPVALKFLKRKGAEHAHRFLREARIVSALKHPNVVQVYDVLQFDDDTPVMVMDRLFGESLGARLKRDRTLPLPEVASIALQVADVVGAAHQQGVVHRDLKPENIFLSREPPDSRRPYDCVKVLDFGIAKLTAMDGDAAQTAVLTVTGDLMGTPYYMAPEQVFGERAMDHRADIWSLGVILYECLSGKRPFEGENVGQVLKGITLGAIAPLESLRPDLPEELTALVGRMLARDPEARPKSLADVAIVFAPLAGVAVASGFAGSSAPSLGAPSLGAPSLGARPAKLRLSRKHGALAAVLVASMAGGAVLWRARAAAPPDAVEGHATEESFAPHAGSGRSEPQPVARSSSPPPETSSPSALSPPSEVAAPGAPLIRPAATAVAPDGSAAPQGAKPATARGAPAGAHTSAGKRSAGAVAAPGAKTTPDSPPAPASSGATRLPGGVYGEPPYP from the coding sequence TTGACGCACCCCGCCCCTGCCCCGCTCTCCGCCTCCGTCACCTTGGCGCATGGCACGGTCGTTTTCGGCCGCTATGTGCTCGACGAGGTCCTCGGCGAGGGTGGGATGGGCACCGTGTGGGCCGCGCGCCACACCGTCACCCGCAAGCCGGTGGCGCTCAAGTTTCTCAAGCGCAAAGGGGCCGAGCACGCGCACCGCTTCTTGCGCGAGGCGCGCATCGTCAGCGCGCTCAAGCACCCCAACGTGGTGCAGGTCTACGACGTGCTCCAGTTCGACGACGACACGCCGGTGATGGTGATGGACCGTCTCTTTGGTGAGTCGCTGGGCGCGCGCCTCAAACGCGATCGCACCCTGCCGCTCCCGGAGGTCGCCTCCATTGCCCTGCAGGTCGCCGATGTGGTGGGCGCGGCCCATCAGCAAGGGGTCGTGCACCGCGATTTGAAGCCGGAGAACATCTTTCTCAGCCGCGAGCCACCCGACTCGCGCAGGCCCTACGACTGCGTGAAGGTGCTCGACTTCGGCATCGCCAAGCTCACCGCCATGGATGGCGACGCCGCACAAACCGCCGTGCTCACCGTCACCGGGGATCTCATGGGCACGCCGTATTACATGGCGCCCGAGCAGGTGTTCGGGGAGCGCGCCATGGACCATCGCGCCGACATCTGGTCGCTCGGCGTCATTCTCTACGAGTGCCTGTCCGGCAAGCGGCCCTTCGAGGGCGAGAACGTGGGCCAGGTGCTCAAGGGAATCACCTTGGGGGCCATCGCGCCCCTCGAATCCTTGCGCCCCGATCTGCCCGAGGAGCTGACGGCGCTGGTCGGGCGCATGCTCGCGCGCGATCCGGAGGCGCGGCCCAAGAGCCTGGCCGATGTGGCCATCGTCTTTGCGCCGCTGGCGGGGGTCGCGGTCGCGAGCGGCTTCGCGGGTTCGTCCGCGCCCTCGCTCGGCGCGCCCTCGCTCGGCGCGCCCTCGCTCGGTGCGCGCCCGGCAAAGCTTCGTCTGTCGCGGAAACATGGGGCGCTCGCGGCGGTGTTGGTCGCGAGCATGGCCGGCGGTGCGGTGCTCTGGCGCGCGCGCGCCGCGGCGCCGCCCGATGCCGTCGAGGGGCACGCGACGGAGGAGAGCTTTGCGCCGCACGCGGGATCGGGGCGGTCCGAGCCGCAGCCCGTGGCAAGGTCGTCGTCGCCGCCGCCGGAGACGTCCTCGCCATCCGCGCTGTCGCCGCCGTCGGAGGTCGCCGCGCCGGGCGCACCGCTGATCCGACCCGCCGCGACGGCGGTGGCGCCCGATGGAAGCGCCGCCCCGCAAGGCGCCAAGCCGGCGACCGCGCGCGGCGCGCCGGCGGGTGCGCATACCTCGGCGGGCAAGCGCTC
- a CDS encoding class I SAM-dependent methyltransferase, whose product METRLYRDLVRWYHLVDPPADHLAEADCFQDAFERAASGKVETLLDLGAGAGGNAVHLKRRFRCTLADLSKDMLALSRASNPECEHIEGDMRTLRLGRTFDVVLAHDGITYMTTEADLQAAIRTAFEHTRPGGAAIFTPDGFREGFQEGADHLDGNDGTLAMQGVAWHWDPDPTDDACITDYAFLLREGHDVSVVHDRHIHGLFPRATWTRLLESTGYDVEIIERPFGDGESDEVFLCRRR is encoded by the coding sequence ATGGAGACCCGTCTTTATCGTGACCTCGTTCGTTGGTACCACCTGGTGGATCCGCCCGCCGATCACCTCGCGGAGGCGGACTGTTTCCAGGACGCGTTCGAGCGCGCGGCCTCGGGCAAGGTGGAGACCTTGCTCGATTTGGGGGCCGGGGCGGGCGGCAACGCCGTGCACTTGAAGCGCCGGTTTCGGTGCACGCTCGCCGACCTTTCGAAGGATATGTTGGCTCTGAGCCGCGCGTCGAACCCCGAGTGCGAGCACATCGAGGGCGACATGCGTACCTTGCGTCTCGGCCGAACGTTCGATGTCGTCTTGGCCCATGATGGCATCACCTATATGACGACGGAGGCCGATCTGCAGGCCGCCATCCGCACGGCCTTCGAGCACACGCGCCCCGGCGGCGCCGCCATCTTTACGCCCGATGGTTTTCGCGAGGGGTTTCAGGAAGGTGCCGATCACCTGGACGGCAACGACGGCACGCTCGCCATGCAGGGCGTGGCCTGGCATTGGGATCCCGATCCCACCGATGACGCGTGCATCACGGACTATGCGTTTCTTTTGCGCGAGGGCCACGATGTCTCGGTCGTTCACGATCGGCACATCCACGGGCTCTTCCCCCGGGCCACCTGGACCCGCCTCCTCGAATCCACGGGCTACGATGTCGAAATCATCGAGCGCCCCTTCGGCGATGGCGAGAGCGATGAAGTATTTCTCTGCCGCCGGCGCTGA
- a CDS encoding Lrp/AsnC family transcriptional regulator, with protein MTEPRLDSTDLRMLEVLQREGRITNAELAERVNISPSPCLRRLQRLESDGVVTGYRAELDPRKVGLGLQAWVRVQLEKHGTAVIDRFVERVNACDEVLACFALTGDLDYLLQVYVVDLDHFSRFLLDKLLNDAGVADVNSSFVLRTVKQAHALPLHHLEPR; from the coding sequence ATGACCGAACCACGACTGGACAGCACGGATTTGCGCATGCTCGAGGTTCTGCAGCGCGAGGGGCGCATCACCAACGCCGAGCTGGCGGAGCGGGTGAACATCTCACCGTCGCCATGCCTGCGCCGCTTGCAGCGGCTGGAGTCGGACGGGGTGGTGACGGGCTACCGCGCGGAGCTCGATCCGCGCAAGGTTGGCCTGGGGCTTCAAGCGTGGGTGCGCGTGCAGCTCGAGAAGCACGGCACGGCGGTCATCGACCGCTTCGTGGAGCGCGTGAATGCGTGCGACGAGGTGCTCGCCTGCTTTGCGCTCACCGGGGATCTCGATTACCTGCTTCAAGTCTATGTGGTCGACCTCGACCATTTCTCGCGCTTCCTGCTCGATAAGTTGCTCAACGACGCCGGCGTCGCCGATGTCAACTCGAGCTTCGTGCTGCGCACGGTGAAGCAAGCGCACGCCCTGCCGCTTCACCACCTCGAGCCGCGCTGA
- the phhA gene encoding phenylalanine 4-monooxygenase, protein MDTPFEPLQPRRIEHQQTDRGYVPVYTTDVVEQPWSTYSRTDNEVWATLFRRQREVLPGRACRELLENTERFGMRPDRIPRFEDLNKVLRAATGWEVVGVEGLLPEAVFFEHLSKRRFPVTWWIRKPEQLDYISEPDLFHDLFGHVPLLLNPVFADYVHAYGCGGVKASRIGPEALTNLTRLYWYTVEFGLIRANEGLRIYGAGIVSSKSESIYSLESPAPNRIGFDLERVMRTRYRIDTYQKTYFIIDSFESLFEATRPDLTPVYAKLRPLPPFAAGDVLPSDRVDQRGTGEGWATGADF, encoded by the coding sequence ATGGACACGCCATTTGAGCCGCTTCAGCCCCGTCGGATTGAGCATCAACAAACGGATCGCGGGTATGTGCCCGTGTATACGACCGACGTGGTCGAGCAGCCTTGGTCGACCTATTCGCGCACGGACAACGAGGTCTGGGCCACTCTTTTCCGGCGCCAGCGCGAGGTGCTGCCCGGCCGCGCGTGCCGCGAGCTCCTGGAAAATACCGAGCGCTTCGGCATGCGCCCCGACCGGATTCCGCGCTTCGAGGATCTGAACAAGGTCCTGCGCGCCGCCACGGGGTGGGAGGTTGTGGGGGTCGAAGGGCTGCTTCCAGAGGCTGTGTTCTTCGAGCACCTGTCCAAGCGAAGGTTCCCGGTGACCTGGTGGATCCGAAAGCCCGAGCAGCTCGACTACATCTCCGAGCCGGATCTCTTCCACGATTTGTTCGGGCACGTCCCGCTGCTTTTGAACCCCGTCTTTGCCGATTACGTGCACGCCTACGGGTGCGGCGGCGTCAAAGCGTCGCGCATCGGCCCCGAGGCGCTCACCAACCTGACCCGCCTTTACTGGTACACGGTGGAGTTCGGGCTCATTCGCGCCAACGAAGGACTGCGCATTTACGGCGCCGGCATCGTCAGCTCCAAATCCGAATCCATTTACAGCCTCGAATCGCCCGCGCCAAACCGCATTGGCTTCGATTTGGAGCGCGTGATGCGCACGCGCTACCGCATCGACACCTACCAAAAGACCTATTTCATCATCGACAGCTTCGAGTCCCTCTTCGAGGCCACGCGCCCCGATCTCACCCCTGTTTACGCGAAGCTGCGCCCTCTGCCCCCCTTTGCTGCCGGCGACGTCCTCCCGAGCGATCGCGTCGACCAACGCGGCACGGGCGAAGGCTGGGCGACCGGCGCCGATTTCTAA
- a CDS encoding response regulator, protein MTSVLVVDDDAQFRSTLVRHLSERGFEVEEAQNVDEAIVVFGRRGLDIVLTDLRLGARDGIDLIATLRSRAIATRTILMSAFATARDYQTATELGAVKILCKPFTPEELLAAIAQAADCSTGFRGSVHGLSLVDMLQMFHLARRSIALTVGENVTGYVSMQAGEIIHAERGELSGEPALRAILSAQSGSVSTSPLGPTPQTITRSFSSLLLDLLRQIDESARTADGPRRSDDPFAAAGWDEEEHLRDSESNETEERGKTMGKIDDACREVVRKVDGAVACGVVDLDTGMLLGIHNVSPYTQTLNEIVAAATMDLFRGPNVGRIEQLVRAHRKIPENGAHYFQEIHMTSEHNYHFAKTIKQNRAVIMLVTKKNTNVGLGWAQLKESIPLVEPLVP, encoded by the coding sequence GTGACGTCCGTGCTCGTCGTCGACGACGACGCTCAATTCCGGTCGACCTTGGTGCGTCACCTCTCGGAGCGAGGATTCGAGGTCGAGGAGGCGCAAAACGTCGACGAAGCCATCGTCGTCTTCGGCCGCCGCGGGCTCGACATCGTGCTCACCGATCTTCGCTTGGGCGCGCGCGATGGGATCGACCTCATCGCCACCTTGCGCAGCCGCGCCATCGCCACCCGGACCATCCTGATGAGCGCCTTCGCCACCGCGCGCGATTACCAGACGGCGACCGAGCTGGGCGCCGTCAAAATCTTGTGCAAACCCTTCACCCCCGAGGAGCTCCTCGCCGCCATCGCGCAGGCGGCCGACTGCAGCACCGGATTTCGCGGCAGCGTCCACGGGCTCTCGCTGGTCGATATGCTCCAGATGTTCCACCTCGCGCGGCGCTCGATCGCGCTCACGGTGGGCGAGAACGTGACCGGCTATGTCTCCATGCAGGCGGGCGAGATCATCCACGCCGAGAGGGGCGAGCTCTCGGGCGAGCCCGCGCTGCGCGCCATCCTCTCCGCGCAATCCGGCTCCGTGTCGACCTCGCCGTTGGGGCCGACCCCGCAGACGATCACCCGCAGCTTCTCGTCGCTCCTGCTCGATCTGCTCCGGCAAATCGACGAGTCCGCGCGCACCGCCGACGGGCCGCGGCGCAGCGACGATCCCTTCGCGGCGGCGGGCTGGGACGAAGAGGAGCACCTCCGCGATTCCGAGTCGAACGAGACCGAAGAAAGAGGAAAAACGATGGGAAAGATCGATGACGCGTGCCGAGAAGTCGTGCGAAAGGTGGATGGCGCCGTGGCCTGCGGTGTCGTCGATCTGGATACGGGGATGCTACTCGGTATCCACAACGTCTCGCCCTACACGCAGACCTTGAACGAGATCGTCGCCGCCGCCACCATGGATCTCTTTCGCGGCCCGAACGTGGGGCGCATCGAGCAGCTCGTCCGCGCCCACCGCAAAATACCGGAGAACGGGGCCCATTACTTTCAAGAAATCCATATGACGTCCGAGCACAACTACCACTTTGCAAAGACGATCAAACAGAACCGCGCCGTCATCATGCTGGTGACCAAGAAGAACACGAACGTTGGATTGGGCTGGGCCCAGCTCAAAGAGTCCATCCCGCTCGTCGAGCCCCTCGTCCCCTGA
- a CDS encoding transcriptional regulator — protein MATRLAESLFAHAEAGLVQELRSIENLESLLENFLATARSTWPGIDIHDDDFMQHIATHLASVPASELAQTLSRLFAADLFLALACARGNTRALAHFDRVYLQPASLHVRASKMSHVEPADVEQLLREKLFVADAASNRAPKIALYAGRGPLAAWVRVAATRTALSVQRSSGAAGKGAADRDAEALLTFAAADNPEMEHVRAQYSDAFRLAFHDALHLLSAEERNVLRLTVADGLSAEAVARIFGVHRATVTRRLASARDALFVGMRKLLAERLQLDHAEFESLMGTLLSQFDVSVQRVLHETKNTE, from the coding sequence ATGGCCACTCGTCTCGCGGAGTCTCTTTTTGCGCATGCCGAAGCCGGGCTCGTCCAAGAGCTCCGAAGCATCGAAAACCTCGAATCGCTCCTCGAGAATTTCCTGGCCACCGCGCGCAGCACCTGGCCGGGGATCGACATCCACGACGACGACTTCATGCAGCACATCGCGACGCACCTCGCGTCCGTTCCCGCGAGCGAGCTTGCCCAGACCCTCTCGCGGCTCTTCGCCGCCGATCTCTTTCTCGCCCTCGCCTGTGCCCGCGGCAACACGCGCGCGCTGGCGCATTTCGACCGCGTCTACCTTCAGCCCGCGTCGCTCCACGTCCGCGCTTCCAAGATGAGCCACGTGGAGCCGGCCGATGTGGAGCAGCTGCTGCGCGAGAAGCTCTTCGTGGCCGACGCGGCCAGCAACCGCGCCCCGAAGATCGCGCTCTACGCGGGGCGGGGGCCGCTCGCGGCGTGGGTTCGCGTGGCGGCCACGCGCACGGCGCTCAGCGTGCAGCGCTCCTCGGGCGCCGCCGGCAAGGGGGCCGCCGATCGCGACGCAGAGGCGCTGCTCACCTTCGCGGCCGCGGACAATCCGGAGATGGAGCACGTGCGCGCGCAGTACAGCGACGCGTTCCGTCTGGCCTTTCACGACGCGCTCCACTTGCTCAGCGCCGAGGAGCGCAACGTCCTGCGGCTCACGGTCGCCGATGGGCTCTCGGCCGAGGCCGTGGCGCGCATCTTCGGCGTGCACCGCGCCACCGTCACGCGGCGGCTCGCGAGCGCGCGCGACGCGCTGTTCGTCGGGATGCGAAAGCTCCTCGCCGAGCGGCTCCAGCTCGATCACGCGGAGTTCGAGAGCCTGATGGGCACCCTCTTGAGCCAATTCGACGTCAGCGTGCAACGCGTCCTCCACGAGACGAAGAACACCGAGTAG